TCATCGACCGGGGACGGATCATCATGGACGACGAGGCCGAGGAGATCCGTGGTTCGGCGGTCAGCGTGGCGGGTCCGGCCGATGTGGTCGCCTCCTTCATCGAGGGGTATCCGGTCCTGTTCGAAGAGCGCCTGCTCAACACGGTGTCGGTGTCGATCGCCGGACGCCTCAGTGCGGCGCAGCGCCGCGAGGCCGCCGAACTCGGCCTGACACTCGGCCAGGTCTCGCTCCAGCAACTGGTGGTCCACGCCTCCTTGTCCGCTCAGGGCGCGGAGAGCTCATTGAACGACGCCGCCGGCTCCGGCCGCGGCGCGGACAGCAAGGAGGTGGCCCGATGAACAGGGTCCTCGCGGTCAGCCGCATGCAGCTCATCAACAAGTGGACGTTCCTGGGCATCCCGGCCGTCATCCTCGGCGGGGCGTTCGCCCTCTGTCTGGCCCTCTTCGCCATCATCCCCACCGGCACGAAGATCAGCGGCGGTGCGCCCTTCGCGCCTCTCTGGTACTTCTTCGCCCTGGGCATCCAGAGTCTGACGATGACCTTCCCGTTCTCGCTGGGCATGAGCGTGACCCGCCGTGCCTATTTCCTCGGCACGTATGTGACATTCACCGCCGTGGCGCTGGGCATGGCCGTGGTCTATGCGATCGGCACCCAGGTGGAACTCGCCACGCACGGCTGGGGGATGGACGGGTACTTCTTCCGGGTCCAGTTCCTGTTCGACGGGCCGTGGTGGCAGAGCCTGATCGTGTCCTTCGTGATCACGCTGTTCTTCTTCACGCTCGGGTTCTGGGGCGCCACGCTCTACAAGCGCTGGGGCGTCACCGGGGTCCTCCTGGTGAGCATCGGGCTGGCACTGCTGGTGGTGGCCGCGATCTTCGTCATCACCCTCGGCGGTCTCTGGGGAGCGGTGGGGGACTTCCTCGTCCAGATCTCGATCCTGGGGCTCGCCGGAATCCTCGCGCTGCTGGCGGTCGCGATGGGACTGGGCGCCTTCCTCACCATCCGGCGGGCGGTGCCCTGACGGTCCTGAGGTGACGGTCCGGCCTGCCTCGGACCGTCCCCGCGAAGGCGTAGGCTTGAGGAGTGCCCCTGAATTTCACCGCGATCGACTTCGAGACCGCGAACGGATTCTGGGGCTCTCCTTGTGCCCTGGGCATGACCCGGGTCCGTGACGGCCTGGTGGTGGAGGAGGACTGCTTCCTCATCCGGCCGCCCGCCGGGCACGATCATTTCGACCCCCGCAACATCGCGATCCACGGGATCCACCCGCATGAAGTGGCCGGGGAACCGCGCTTCCTCGAGCTCTTCCCCCGGATCCAGGACTTCATCGGGGATGACGTGGTGGTCGCCCACAACGCCGCCTTCGATCTGGGGGTCATCGAGGCCGCGCT
This portion of the Arthrobacter woluwensis genome encodes:
- a CDS encoding 3'-5' exonuclease, yielding MPLNFTAIDFETANGFWGSPCALGMTRVRDGLVVEEDCFLIRPPAGHDHFDPRNIAIHGIHPHEVAGEPRFLELFPRIQDFIGDDVVVAHNAAFDLGVIEAALRVSGERAPRYRYACTVVLSRRCYSLPSNSLPFAAHQAGVPLINHHDPAEDARACAGILVDIATRQGAGSVAELYQGLGMALPQTAGVPTR